A genomic window from Cloacibacillus evryensis DSM 19522 includes:
- a CDS encoding ANTAR domain-containing response regulator, whose product MGSRFLVVSALKENIRALRSIEGCALAGCVTEAFSGAQARRLMGERLFVNVVIDTPLPDEAGAELALYAASKCSGGVVLFAKKALAAELEAGSAGRGIIVIPKPIDREALRLSLQALEIMRGKISLVEEENRRLRTRLDEEKLVCRAKCLLIKRYDIGEAGAHRYIEKRAMDSRRSKRDVADEIIAREILSGE is encoded by the coding sequence ATGGGCAGCAGGTTTTTGGTCGTTTCGGCTCTGAAGGAGAATATCAGGGCCCTGCGTTCAATAGAGGGCTGCGCGCTGGCCGGATGTGTTACGGAGGCCTTTTCCGGCGCGCAGGCACGCCGCCTGATGGGAGAGCGCCTTTTCGTCAACGTTGTGATAGATACGCCGCTTCCGGATGAGGCGGGGGCGGAACTTGCGCTCTACGCCGCCTCCAAATGCAGCGGCGGCGTCGTTCTCTTCGCGAAGAAGGCACTGGCGGCCGAGCTTGAGGCCGGAAGCGCCGGACGCGGCATCATCGTCATCCCAAAGCCAATAGACAGAGAGGCGCTTAGGCTGTCGCTGCAGGCCCTTGAGATAATGCGCGGGAAAATTTCGCTGGTCGAGGAGGAAAACAGGAGGCTGCGTACGCGCCTTGACGAGGAAAAGCTGGTCTGCCGCGCAAAGTGTCTGCTGATAAAGAGGTACGACATCGGCGAGGCGGGCGCGCATCGGTATATTGAGAAGCGGGCGATGGACAGCCGCCGCTCGAAACGGGACGTCGCCGATGAAATAATCGCGCGGGAGATTCTTTCCGGCGAGTAG